GATGTCCCCATAGCCCGAACTTTAGCACAGAAACGTTCTTCCATGTCAGTAGTAACAGCACTTGTGCATTCATCGAGAATAGCAAACTTGGGTTTATGGTAAAATAGCCTGGCCATCCCTAATCTTTGCTGCTCACCTAGAGAGAGTTCATCACCCCAGTTTATCTCCTCTTCGGGAGGATAACGATCTAACAAATACTCAAGGTCAACCTAGCAAAGAAAAAATAATTCAAGACGATCTCAACTGGAGTTACTTTAGGATAAGATAGCATGTCAAAAGGAGAGTCCTATATACACAGTGTGCATGTACACAGGCGCGCGCGCATGTGTGCGtgcgtgtgtgtgtgtgtgtgtgtgtgtgtgtgtgtgagagagagagagagagagtacatTTTTCAAAAGCTCTGCCATCTCGCTACGAGTGAGTAGTTCAATCCCTTCACTTGCTGTAAGAGGATAAATTAGCTGATCTCGGAGTGTTCCTACAGCTGTATACGGTCTTTGTGGCACATAAAAAATCTCCTTATTAAGATCAGATCCAACACCAGGCTTTACAATGTAACCAGATACTAGTGGCCACAGTCCTCCTAAAACTCGGAAAAGGGAACTTTTCCCGCTGCCATTTGGACCTTCACAAAAAAGACAGGCGCATAAGTTCGCAGTGCAAAAACATGACGAGCAAACACAAACTTAATAATTCAAATTCAAGGCAAGAATAAATGCTGGTCAGAAAACATATACACCCATAATTATGGTACCATGAACTTTCAGATGCAAAAGCCTTGTGATCCATGGATTAGTACAACTCAAATAGCTAAAATAACAGTTTACCAAGTCACTGGACGACTTCAATATGACCTATATTTTCTACCGCGGGAATGACCAAATTAGAAGATAAATCAAGCTTAATATCTTTCCTTTAGCATATCACAACATATAAGGGAAAGTTTTAGATATACCTAGGAGAATCTTAATAGTTAGTTCTTCTCCAACATTGAGAAAATAGTAAGCTTTCTCTAAGTTCTATAGTAATAGTAAAGTCATACGAGGAACaactatgaaaaaaaaaaaaaaaaaacgacccAAAACATAAATAGATACTAAATTACTGATACCAATCAAATTTTATTTAAGAGATATAATAAAACACAAACAATTGAAATCCTAActgcaaaataaaatattacctgTAATTAAAAGGTTAGATCCTGATTCAACCCTAAGCGTTAAATCATCCACGAGTACATTGCCCGTCGGTGTAACTACCTGAAAGCAGCTTCTTTATAATCAGAACAATGAAATAATACAAAATAGTGATGTAACAAAGTGAGGCGCACATTGCAGAATACTACAATTACCTTGACGCCGGAGAACTCAATGTAATTAGCCTCGCAAATATAATTCCTGCTTCCATTTCTTTGAATAACACTTTTATTGTCATGTGCACTTAACTCCCTCGAGACAACCATTAGTTCATGAATGCGGTCAGCATAACCACTGAAAAtacaaaagacaaaaaaaatatattacatCTGacaaattattttattattatttaccatCCTGTAGCATTAAAACACCTGCCTGGTTCAAGCGTCATAACACCTAAATCTGTGAAAGGCTAAATGCACCAACAATAAATAGGTCAATGAAATCACCTTAACCGGTTCAGCCGTCTTGAACTTATAGAAAGAGTCCCAAGGGACTGAAATAAAGATATTATAACACTTGTATGATATCTTAGGTTGCTCAACATCTCAGCTCTTCCCAAGGTGGAAGTGTCAGGTCTGAGATCCCCAGAAAAGAAAGGCTCAATAATAAGCACAACTGCTACTGTAGCACCAAGATACTTCAACAGAAAATCTTGAATCATTCCAAACCACCAATGATCATGAAGAACAAGTTTCATGTGCTTGACAAGGTTTTTGAACTTCTGCTGAATATGTGATTCTTCTCTGTTTTCTCCTCCATAAAATGCAATACTTTCTGCATGGGTCCTTAACCTTGAATGGAGCTGTCGATAGTCCCCTTCCAATTGTTGCTCTTTGGACATCAATTTCCCAAATGAAGGAGAGATATTTACAATCAACCCCCCTACCCCTGTTACATAAGCCTGAGAAAGTGACAAAGAATGTCAGCTGACAAAAAAAATTCATATTCCATCTAAGAATGATAAAAAAAAGACGGAAAAAGGAGTAACTGGAAAAGATGACCACAGCCGCAGCAACTTCACAGAAATGTAGTAAAGATTAAGAAATCCAGGGGAGACGAATTACCAATATCCAGAGAATGTATTTGGGGCTTGCGTAAGAACAAAGACGCCAACTATAAAGAAGACCATCAGTGACTGCTATAAGATCTTCATGTACAAGGTCACTTAATTCTGAACAGAACCTAGGTATGTCGCTAGCTATTCTTTGTTCAGGGTTTGTTATCCGTCCATCAACATGAGATATTTTGTAGTATGCCATATTCTGAAACCAAAGCAATGTTGGTGTAAGCAATATAAATcaatgcgaagcatatatgaagaACTGATATCATAACCCCTCTACGATGCTACACATCAACTAATTAAATATATGGTTACAATCTCATAGCTGTTCAACAGATACAACTTGAGTTCACTTCCACAACCAAAAACATAAGCCGCTCATTCTTCAGGAAAGGCCAAACCATCTGATAACAAGAAGTGTATAACTGATAACAGAtgaaggcaagcaaggaaaacaTAATGTGCATCCAGTACCTCAAAATAATGTGCATGAGTAATTTCAGTCAATATTTTTCTGAACGTCAGACTTAGGCTTCCTGTTATGTATTTTGAAGTTGAAAGCAAGGCTGATTGAAGAAAACACAACAGAAGGTTTTCAAGAATCAGACGCAAAAATGCCGGTATACGTCGAAGAAAAGCGGCACGAAATAGGAACCCTTGCACTTTCGCAAGTCTGTTGCTCAAAGTTGTTCGCAAGGCCTGCAAAAGCATTAGATCAGTTTaaagattaaaataaataaataaagactatCGAGTATAAAGCAATATGACGCACATCAACAGTTTTGTGGTGCCCTAACAAACATGGTCGAGCAGAATTTGTTACCTAGAATGATATCAGCATATGAGTAACATCTTACCCAACATGTGAAGAATTTCCTAGACAGGAACATTTCAGGGTCTCCATgtataaattcataaactctttctcttttcttttttcttttcttatttaacGATTCAAATGACCTCTTAAACTAGCACTAAACCAAATTTCACAGTCTGTATGGAATTATATCAACCTGACCCACAGGATTTAGAAAAAATTTACTTTACTTGGTACAAATTGTATCCATCCGATGATGACGGAAACATTTCCACTGATGTATTATTCATGCACTATTTGCACTTACCGATATTTATACTCTTACGATAATCAACTGACAGAAACAGTCTGTGCAATTGAGATGATAATCCTTGATACTGATGTATTTAAGAATCCCACAGATTTTATTTACTTCACTAAGAAAGAAAGGGCCTTTGTGCTTAATCAAACATGCGGAATTCAATCCTCTTTCGTGAAGGAGTCAGCGAAGGAAGTGTAATAACTAATAAGCCAATCGAACACATGCATAAAGTATTTGCCAGATTCTGCTTAAAGAGTACAAGTTACAAAATACTCTTGCATATGCGCAAACATTAAAGTAGATAGAGATATTGATATAGTGGATACTAGGAAATAGATTAAATGATAAGTTCAAGTATGCAGTCACTTAGCTTACCACAATAGCAACTAGAGTAAGAAGATCCTTCGCACCCAATTTGCCCATATGAGACAGTAGGATAGCTGCTAGTACTTTGAGAGATCTCAATCTCCCTTTTTTTACTGTTTTTTTAACAACTTTACCGTTCTGATCAACTTCATTTGATCTTTTCTTATCAACAACCGTTTTGGTGGTAATACGACTTCGTGATTGCATGTACACAGCTGTTCCACCAACAACTAATACACTCGTAGCTATAGCCAGGATTTTCCTGATTCGAGAGCAACAAACAGGTTGTTAAGGATAAGCAATATACTGTCCATGAAAGGGTATCAAACGTATGATCTATTACGTTGACAGGATATTTCATAGTTCAGATAATCAAATGTTTTGATGTTGTTACTAGGATGATAAGGTGTACATTTTAATTTCAGCAGCATGGACTTGAAATGGACTGAAGATATTTTACACATCAATTTTCGGGGATAGAGATGTATAAATTTTCTGAGTTAATATTCCTCATAACTAAAACATGAAACATGTGATAATTTTAAGATTCATCGTTGAGCACTTCTTTTTGTCATGGATATAAAAGCAAGAACATCAAAACTAGTGATACCTTCTTGAAGCCAAAAGATTCCGACCATGCTCAGTTAACTTCAATAACTGAAGAGAAGGCATTTTCTAAGATGGCTCTTTTCCAACAAGGAGATGTCAGCAGATGGAAAAGACTATCTTTGCAAATTAAAGAAGCAGAGAATTTGACATGCTAAAATATAACCTTGTAACGCCATTCTTCCAGTATAACCTACAGCATAATGACGGGAATTATTAGTTGTTTGAGTCTTTCATAAACCAAAACATCAAGCATGATATATCATATTGAACACATAACCATTCGCGAGGAGAGTTGAACTTGTTGTGGTATCTAGAAAAGATTCCAGAACACACTGGACTAGACGATATGTGCAAAACCTTACTGATTTAGATGGACTAAACGATCCAAACTCATACAGAGAAGTATTAAATTACTTCAATTTAAGCAACTCCACAAACAGTAACTTAATTTCCAAACAAAACCCTTAACTAGTCTTAAGAATAGCAGTGATTAGCCACCAAAAAGTGAAGAAGTGAGCTCCTAATAGGCGCCCTATATAATTTCCCATTAGTAAATCACAGAATCCTTAGTGCAACACATGAGCTATTAAGTACCCAAAAAGCAAAGAACTGAAACTAAAAGACCAGAAAAAGGTATGTTTAACTCCAGTGAATTTTGAGAAACTAATACTTTTGAACCTAGATCACACTTGGGGTTTTCTTGAATGTTCTTTCCCTAGCTATCTTTATCACAAAAGCTCGTTTACCTTCCTATGAGGGAACACCAAGAAAACTATGTGTGTTGAAAAAGTCCTTTCTCTAGTTTTCTTCATTGACCATAATACCACTATGATAAAATCAGTTAATTAGTCTAACAATGAGAAATTATCTTTAGATCTTTCAGAACAATTCGCAGTACTACATGTTGTTATTCTTCCCAAAAATGCAGTGAAATGCTACTTAAGACTTCCATTTTCATTTGGGATCTCATCACAATTCCAGGAATCCAGTATTAAAGCTTAACAAATACAGAAGAGCgtttaaaatccaaaaaaaaaaaaaaaaactaaatccatGAACAATTCAATAAGAGAATTCAATTTACGAAATactgaagaaaatgaaaattttaccTGAATAGAGATAAAATTTAATCGCCACAATAAGAAATGAAGTACACCAGagtcttcttcttccacttcagTTGGATCGACAATTCTCTTCTCTGTATATACCTATCTAATCTACTATATCTATATCTCTATCTTTTGATCAAGAAGAGATCATTAAACTCTCTCTTCTATGATCAAATCGACCATAATATAAatactaaaaaccctaattttccattaaaaaccctaagaattaTTTATTAAAATCCCAGAAGAATTTTTTTCACACTGCGTGAGAGAAGTGATGAAGGAGAAAGAGAGAGATAAACAGATTTTGGTGAGAGTCCCGGAAAAATCAGAAAAGGGTGGGTGATGTCATGAAGACTCTCAGCAAGTCAGGTCTATTGAATTGATAATATTCCGGAGTCCCAGAAATGCATCGTGGCAATCTAGATTTCCATCTTATTATGGTACTACCAGTACCCGTATACCAACCGTAAGTCAGTCAGGTTTTAAATCGGCTTTTTAACTTATGGTCCGTACGTCTCGGTAGGGGTAGCTCATGTTTGGGATCCAAATTGTTTCGTCTCCATCTTACTtgagttttgtgtttttaagtTTTCTAGTTTTGGAAATTAAATAGACTTTTACGCCAATAATTGCACAAAGAGCTCCAATCATTTTCAAATTATGGGACGCTAGATATTTACATCCACTCTATCCGGGCAAATTTTATACTCTCAAGTCTTAACTAACAAATTTTATACTCCAATCATTTAGTTTTGCCGACACATGCTCGAAATTAGTAGAGCATATTTACTAATTTTCATAAAAACATAGTTTTTTCATGGGAAATTTTCATGGCCCCTTAAGTTAATCCAGAGTTTGGATACAAATATGCTTCTAACCTCTGCTGGCTTCACAAAAAAGCTGACTTCCGTTCTGAAAAATTATTGTCAAACGGACTTCCGACTTTAGCTTCTGAGTGTACATCCCTATAAAAGTAGAACTGACAACAGTAAAAGAGGTTGAGAGAACACCACTGGACATGCTTTACCACTCTACTGACAATACACCAATACAAGTAGAAGCTCAAATTAAATGGTAGTTGAAAACCGACGACTAGCTTGCCCCAGTTTTGATTTTCCAGAGATTCCACATTCACATAAATTCGGGCATAGAAGCCGAAACAGAGTGTGTTCTTTTACCGTAAGGccacaaaacttgtgagtttcaaCTCAAGTATAAGAAGTGGAAGGTTCATTTATCATCCTTCTTGCTTGCAGCACGAGTAGTAGCATCATCTTCAGGTTGAGGGAGTTGTAAACCCATGAGACCAAGCAAGTTGGAAGCAGGTCCAGGAAGACCTTGTTGAGAAGAGAAAGAATCAAGGAGACTCTTCACTAGATTTACATCAACATCAACTGGTGTCAACTCCTCATCCTCCACTTCCATTTCCACATTTGACGATGATGATCCCTGCAATCCCCAAGCAATAGAAACAAGGTGGCGCATTAGTACGTTGTTCAAGTAGCCAACAGGCCATATAGGAAATTGTTCTGTAGAATCTCACAATGAAGGTCAAAACTCAAAAATTTGACATGCTGATATATATATGGCACCAAAACTGAAATCAACAATCTGAACTACTACAGGAAGATGGCAAAAAACAAACCTCATTAGTAGTTTTAGATGGTTGTGCATTTGCACGGACAAAACTTTTCTTCAGAGTAGTAGACTTTAGTTCCTCATTTAGGGCATCAGAGTAAGTGCCCATAAAAGTATTCCCTGTATCGTCACCTTCTGAAAGATCATTGTCATCTTCTGATTCATCTGCGATTTAACAATTTCATAACTAGTCAACAATTTGTGTAATAGGGGTACTGAGTACCAGGTTCAAAGTTCAAATCCTAATGAAACTATGAAGAAGAAACAGTGCCCTTCCAACATTTTGCTCAAGCTTTagcaataaaaatagaaatatttACCAAACTCCATATCTGAAGAAGATCCTTcctcaatatcagcatcatcacgaCCGCCAAATCTACCCATTACAGATTCAATGTCTTTCGTAAAGCGTTCTACATCCAGATCCACCATATCTGAGTTCCTTCAAGGATGATAACGAGGGTAATTTGTTAGTGCTACATTGTGTTTAGCAGCCAGCGTGCTAACTGGATAGGTAAATACAGGCCATAATTACATGGGACATGTAGAATCACAAACTGTAACTAGAAGTAGCAGGAAAGGAATGACCCACAACAAATAGAAAGCTCGTCCAATTTAAAAGACATGATACAGGTGTTCATGGCATTACGCAAAACATACGTATAGTTTAAATAATGATGCTACGGCAATTTACAGTGAAAAAGACATTATAGGTGATACTGCAACAAGATGTATAGGTACATACCTGTTTGTAGGGACCTCTGCACCCTCATAGCTCGAAACCTTTTGGACAAATGATTGCATTGAATTTACAATATCACCAAGATCAGAGTCATTTCCGGCACTTCCAGCAGAACGATCcgcatccttcttttcttttgcctTTTGACTCTTTTTTTGCTTTAACTCGTAGAGTTCcaactctttctctctctctaccATGGCCAATTTTAACTCATCTTCACCATCATAAAGCCAAGCATCGTTATCTGAAGGAGGAAGATCAAGACCCTTGAATTCTTCAGAGGAGTAGGGCAAAGCAAAGATTTCGTCAATACGACTAACCGGAGCACTCATCATTTCACTGAAACAAAACATTCAAACATTCAACATGATGAGCATGGAAACTACTAGCAATTGAATACAATTTACAGCACAAAACGAACCGAATTGAGTATGCAAACTGGAAGCTGTTTATATGAAAATAACAATACCTTGCCCGGGAAAAAGAAGAACTATTTCTATAATATTCTTGAACATTTTCCATGAGTCGACGATATTCTTTTGATCCAGGAAGTAGCTCTTTAAAATACCCACTACTCTCGAAGGTCTCTTTGAAAGCTTCCCAAGTACTAGTTCCCTTACCATCCAAATTTTCATGGCGTCTTTGTTGATACATCATTTCAAACCCACATGCTATTTTCATACCCAACTCAGCCTCAACATAAACAGAAGCATCATTCCTAGACGGCATTGGATAACATTTGGGTGCTTGAAAAGTTTGTTGAACTAATTGTGCATACATTGCCCTTGACATTCTAATagaaaccctaacaatctcttcACTAGTTCCGGCACTTACAAATTTCTCCATTTTAGCAGCATATTTCATTgaatcaacatctctatcataAAAACTCTCTACCGCTAGCGAAATCAAACAAGGTTCATATTTCAAAACCTTGGCTATAGAAACAGGAACCCTAACCCTAACTTGATGCATATTCAACCTAGCTCTATTAGGATACTCTAAAATTCTATTCCTTATCGCTAATTGAATTGGTTCTGGCGCCCTAACTTGTTTATCATCATGTAATCCTCCTATATAGTGTAATGCATCAATCAATTTGGGGTTTGAAGGAAAAGTCTGTTTGGGTATAATATGAAGCTCACCTCTTCTGATAAAAACTCGATTCTTGCTTGTTTCAGGGTTTAACCAATTAGGCAGATGAAACGCAGCTTCAATTAGAAGAAATTCTCCGTCAGTATCCCAAACTTGAATAGATAGTTGAGGGATTTTTCTTGAAATTTCAAAGAGAAGAAATACAATAAACCATTCATCTTCAAGATTATCACCGTACTTGGTTTTTCCATGAAAGTAAGGAGGAGTTTCAGAAGGGTTTTTAGGGTTTGAGAGATTAAGAGTGAAAGGTGCGTGTTGCCAGATATAGTCAGTGGTGTAAGGAGAAACTATTTCGAGTatttgaagatgaagagagtgaattgaagAAGATAGTAAGAATTCATCATCagggtttagggttttagaagAAGAGGACTCATCGGGATAAATTGCGTAAAAAACCGTATCCTCTGGGATCCGAGAAGTGG
This DNA window, taken from Papaver somniferum cultivar HN1 chromosome 3, ASM357369v1, whole genome shotgun sequence, encodes the following:
- the LOC113356577 gene encoding protein ecdysoneless homolog; this encodes MNSSTSTSRIPEDTVFYAIYPDESSSSKTLNPDDEFLLSSSIHSLHLQILEIVSPYTTDYIWQHAPFTLNLSNPKNPSETPPYFHGKTKYGDNLEDEWFIVFLLFEISRKIPQLSIQVWDTDGEFLLIEAAFHLPNWLNPETSKNRVFIRRGELHIIPKQTFPSNPKLIDALHYIGGLHDDKQVRAPEPIQLAIRNRILEYPNRARLNMHQVRVRVPVSIAKVLKYEPCLISLAVESFYDRDVDSMKYAAKMEKFVSAGTSEEIVRVSIRMSRAMYAQLVQQTFQAPKCYPMPSRNDASVYVEAELGMKIACGFEMMYQQRRHENLDGKGTSTWEAFKETFESSGYFKELLPGSKEYRRLMENVQEYYRNSSSFSRASEMMSAPVSRIDEIFALPYSSEEFKGLDLPPSDNDAWLYDGEDELKLAMVEREKELELYELKQKKSQKAKEKKDADRSAGSAGNDSDLGDIVNSMQSFVQKVSSYEGAEVPTNRNSDMVDLDVERFTKDIESVMGRFGGRDDADIEEGSSSDMEFDESEDDNDLSEGDDTGNTFMGTYSDALNEELKSTTLKKSFVRANAQPSKTTNEGSSSSNVEMEVEDEELTPVDVDVNLVKSLLDSFSSQQGLPGPASNLLGLMGLQLPQPEDDATTRAASKKDDK